In Patescibacteria group bacterium, the sequence TCCTAATACCCAAACTAGAGCCCAACTTGGTCCAAAGACCGACAGAAGAATAATGCCTCCACCCAGAGAAAAAATTATCGGATTATGGAACAGGTCACGGTGTTCGTGAGCAAACTGGTCCACTTTCCAATTATTTCTCAAAAGATAGATGAAGAAATCTACGTCCGCCACGACAGCAGAAAAACCACCAAAAACCACCAAAACTATAGAAGTACCATCAGTAAGAAAACCAACACCGACGGCTACCAGAAGACCAATGCTGATGTCTAGTATCACTCACGACACCTCCCTTCAGTCAAAAATTTTGTTCTCAAGTACTGTAAAAAGGGTAGCATAAAAATACTGTCCTGTCAAGTTTGCTCCCCCTACTGCCTGCCCTGCCGGCAGGCAGGTTGGATATTGATTCGCAAAGAATTGGAGTTAATTCCGAGTTTTGGATAGAATAAAACAAAAGCCCCATCTGGGGCTTTTTCGACAAAGAACTAAATTGGAGGTTGGAAAGGTTTGTCTTTCTTATTTCCTGCCACAAACTTCATTGGCTTAGAGCCATCAATAATCGGAGTACCAATAAATGCTCTCTTGGGAACCTTTTTCAGTCCTTCTGGAGGATTAAAGTAGATGCGTTCATCGATTACCACGCCATCACTGTTAAAAACTAATACAACGGTGTTCTTGTTATTGCTATCGTCACTTCCCATCAAAATTGTAAAAACATCATTCGTCCAGGCGATAAAATCTAACTTTGCAAACCATTTGTTCACCGACTGTTTCGTTATGACACTAGGTTCGTACCCATTATCAACATGCCATTTTTCTCCCTCTTTCAAAGTTCGAATGATGTTGGGATGCAAATTTTTCGC encodes:
- a CDS encoding metal-dependent hydrolase translates to MILDISIGLLVAVGVGFLTDGTSIVLVVFGGFSAVVADVDFFIYLLRNNWKVDQFAHEHRDLFHNPIIFSLGGGIILLSVFGPSWALVWVLGTIYHFVHDTLESGWGVRWLYPFDKRYFTLASYSPQRIIRDKAEQRQIAAKHGNPDWLKEESKIRPRLVYETTLLVVSIAISVLWLT